In Notamacropus eugenii isolate mMacEug1 chromosome 1, mMacEug1.pri_v2, whole genome shotgun sequence, one genomic interval encodes:
- the LOC140521024 gene encoding mucin-16-like isoform X1, protein MTCRSMTRVAVVCHCWQDPTTPFLIREKFSCELNYQTYGTTRLGVYILKNDIFYLNASGVATIATFPYSVGSTGPEAYTVSGTSSMESLVANFTVTNFICSEDMGQPSSDTFNSAENVMQHMIGLLFRETTIGPYFPECKVTSLRAMMNGFATRVDFLCTHRVVPVKPVVDSEVYWEMSRETHGITILCLFTLAKDSHYLDGYKEESMVQSTEVLWSPLMLPPWATGKKTSSIHPRAVALEGEGHSAMSNWVPICARPLTECALHQMPFVRVNWNCSFSSNLGSNSIGQGFLDGTRKTTGHCPRGLFKLDNLHMTSRENRIESGWGNCSGKRRWEGALRQKESLGGLESSNWG, encoded by the exons atgacgtgtagatccatgactagagtggctgttgtatgccactgctggcaagatcctaccacaccctttctgatcagagagaagttttcctgcgagctgaactaccagacctatggcaccaccaggctgggcgtgtatattctgaagaatgacatcttctacctaaatg CTTCTGGGGTAGCCACTATAGCAACCTTCCCATATTCCGTGGGATCAACAGGACCTGAAGCCTACACAG TTAGTGGCACGTCCAGCATGGAATCTCTTGTTGCAAACTTTACCGTTACGAACTTCATCTGCTCAGAAGATATGGGGCAGCCCAGTTCTGACACATTCAACTCTGCTGAGAATGTCATGCAACACATG ATTGGCCTCTTGTTTAGGGAAACTACCATTGGGCCCTATTTCCCTGAATGCAAGGTGACTTCTTTGAG AGCTATGATGAATGGATTTGCAACCAGAGTGGATTTCCTGTGTACCCATCGCGTTGTCCCTGTCAAGCCTGTCGTGGACAGTGAAGTGTACTGGGAGATGAGCAGGGAAACACATGGCATTACCATTCTGTGCCTCTTCACCCTGGCCAAGGACAGTCATTACCTTGatg GTTACAAGGAAGAAAGCATGGTCCAATCTACTGAGGTTTTGTGGAGTCCTCTCATGCTACCTCCCTGGGCTACAGGGAAGAAGACCTCCTCAATTCACCCCAGGGCTGTGGCCTTGGAAGGAGAAGGCCACAGTGCGATGAGCAATTGGGTCCCCATCTGTGCCAGGCCCTTGACTGAATGTGCTCTTCATCAGATGCCCTTCGTGAGGGTCAACTGGAACTGCAGCTTCTCCTCCAACCTGGGTTCGAACTCCATTGGACAAGGTTTTCTGGACGGGACCAGGAAGACCACAGGCCACTGCCCCAGGGGCCTATTCAAGCTGGATAACCTCCACATGACAAGTAGGGAAAATAGAATCGAGTcagggtggggaaactgcagtGGGAAGAGGAGATGGGAAGGGGCCTTGAGGCAGAAGGAAAGCTTAGGAGGCTTGGAATCCAGCAATTGGGGGTGA
- the LOC140521024 gene encoding mucin-16-like isoform X2, whose translation MTCRSMTRVAVVCHCWQDPTTPFLIREKFSCELNYQTYGTTRLGVYILKNDIFYLNASGVATIATFPYSVGSTGPEAYTVSGTSSMESLVANFTVTNFICSEDMGQPSSDTFNSAENVMQHMIGLLFRETTIGPYFPECKVTSLRAMMNGFATRVDFLCTHRVVPVKPVVDSEVYWEMSRETHGITILCLFTLAKDSHYLDGYKEESMVQSTEVLWSPLMLPPWATGKKTSSIHPRAVALEGEGHSAMSNWVPICARPLTECALHQMPFVRVNWNCSFSSNLGSNSIGQGFLDGTRKTTGHCPRGLFKLDNLHMTNMPYWTISFFGLALLLVLLVNLM comes from the exons atgacgtgtagatccatgactagagtggctgttgtatgccactgctggcaagatcctaccacaccctttctgatcagagagaagttttcctgcgagctgaactaccagacctatggcaccaccaggctgggcgtgtatattctgaagaatgacatcttctacctaaatg CTTCTGGGGTAGCCACTATAGCAACCTTCCCATATTCCGTGGGATCAACAGGACCTGAAGCCTACACAG TTAGTGGCACGTCCAGCATGGAATCTCTTGTTGCAAACTTTACCGTTACGAACTTCATCTGCTCAGAAGATATGGGGCAGCCCAGTTCTGACACATTCAACTCTGCTGAGAATGTCATGCAACACATG ATTGGCCTCTTGTTTAGGGAAACTACCATTGGGCCCTATTTCCCTGAATGCAAGGTGACTTCTTTGAG AGCTATGATGAATGGATTTGCAACCAGAGTGGATTTCCTGTGTACCCATCGCGTTGTCCCTGTCAAGCCTGTCGTGGACAGTGAAGTGTACTGGGAGATGAGCAGGGAAACACATGGCATTACCATTCTGTGCCTCTTCACCCTGGCCAAGGACAGTCATTACCTTGatg GTTACAAGGAAGAAAGCATGGTCCAATCTACTGAGGTTTTGTGGAGTCCTCTCATGCTACCTCCCTGGGCTACAGGGAAGAAGACCTCCTCAATTCACCCCAGGGCTGTGGCCTTGGAAGGAGAAGGCCACAGTGCGATGAGCAATTGGGTCCCCATCTGTGCCAGGCCCTTGACTGAATGTGCTCTTCATCAGATGCCCTTCGTGAGGGTCAACTGGAACTGCAGCTTCTCCTCCAACCTGGGTTCGAACTCCATTGGACAAGGTTTTCTGGACGGGACCAGGAAGACCACAGGCCACTGCCCCAGGGGCCTATTCAAGCTGGATAACCTCCACATGACAA
- the LOC140521024 gene encoding mucin-16-like isoform X3: MTCRSMTRVAVVCHCWQDPTTPFLIREKFSCELNYQTYGTTRLGVYILKNDIFYLNASGVATIATFPYSVGSTGPEAYTVSGTSSMESLVANFTVTNFICSEDMGQPSSDTFNSAENVMQHMIGLLFRETTIGPYFPECKVTSLRAMMNGFATRVDFLCTHRVVPVKPVVDSEVYWEMSRETHGITILCLFTLAKDSHYLDGYKEESMVQSTEVLWSPLMLPPWATGKKTSSIHPRAVALEGEGHSAMSNWVPICARPLTECALHQMPFVRVNWNCSFSSNLGSNSIGQGFLDGTRKTTGHCPRGLFKLDNLHMTTK; this comes from the exons atgacgtgtagatccatgactagagtggctgttgtatgccactgctggcaagatcctaccacaccctttctgatcagagagaagttttcctgcgagctgaactaccagacctatggcaccaccaggctgggcgtgtatattctgaagaatgacatcttctacctaaatg CTTCTGGGGTAGCCACTATAGCAACCTTCCCATATTCCGTGGGATCAACAGGACCTGAAGCCTACACAG TTAGTGGCACGTCCAGCATGGAATCTCTTGTTGCAAACTTTACCGTTACGAACTTCATCTGCTCAGAAGATATGGGGCAGCCCAGTTCTGACACATTCAACTCTGCTGAGAATGTCATGCAACACATG ATTGGCCTCTTGTTTAGGGAAACTACCATTGGGCCCTATTTCCCTGAATGCAAGGTGACTTCTTTGAG AGCTATGATGAATGGATTTGCAACCAGAGTGGATTTCCTGTGTACCCATCGCGTTGTCCCTGTCAAGCCTGTCGTGGACAGTGAAGTGTACTGGGAGATGAGCAGGGAAACACATGGCATTACCATTCTGTGCCTCTTCACCCTGGCCAAGGACAGTCATTACCTTGatg GTTACAAGGAAGAAAGCATGGTCCAATCTACTGAGGTTTTGTGGAGTCCTCTCATGCTACCTCCCTGGGCTACAGGGAAGAAGACCTCCTCAATTCACCCCAGGGCTGTGGCCTTGGAAGGAGAAGGCCACAGTGCGATGAGCAATTGGGTCCCCATCTGTGCCAGGCCCTTGACTGAATGTGCTCTTCATCAGATGCCCTTCGTGAGGGTCAACTGGAACTGCAGCTTCTCCTCCAACCTGGGTTCGAACTCCATTGGACAAGGTTTTCTGGACGGGACCAGGAAGACCACAGGCCACTGCCCCAGGGGCCTATTCAAGCTGGATAACCTCCACATGACAA
- the LOC140520953 gene encoding mucin-16-like yields the protein MECFTLDFTITNLLCKADMEQSGSRQFSATENILQSLVGAIFEKSCIAFHFSGCKLKSLRSVKKGTGVHLLCAYWNVPTIPVLDERRMYHDFRSQTCKITRLGPYTLDRKSLYINGYNYRVSLFSCVSCFPVTSRRPNPSSVCTAPDCRFEFFTLKFTITNLIYTCEMGQVGSSQFYGTESVLKFLLRCLMAKTSIASVYCGCRLTSLRPWKEATGTGVGVTCACWRDADSPILQKEQLYWELRNHTCNMTKLGSYMLDERSLFLDDDNYLTLDSTKNSMEPSLKCFTLKLTITSLRYLADMSCPNSIQFNIVDTMMQHLIGHSFKNTTFGSLYSACKVTELRPVKKGSQTAVDAICTCLPFASSTHLDAKQIFHELSNQTRGIRLLGHYSLDKDSLYINGYNEPGPDLPSVVPVRTSYPADTSLTPSQSSTSSAGDNMTFLPIRFTITNLRYMEGMDDHSSGIFNNIQRMLRRVFKPLFGESSIASSYDGCQVVALRSLKGGSKTGVEVVCNFRGGPTNPSLDKYKAYWELSKQTEGISRLGPYIVEKESFYLDGCNEHHPLQLFTTVPDPNASSVPTLKEPSGPPSSRGRKSATLGDYPLDPTWKLCREYDCDKKVKNLALNMKNHLILRKPFQTKIKQYLKHRV from the exons GTCTGTGAAGAAAGGCACTGGCGTGCATCTACTTTGTGCCTATTGGAATGTCCCCACCATTCCAGTCCTGGACGAAAGGAGGATGTACCATGATTTTCGCAGTCAGACATGCAAAATTACAAGACTGGGTCCCTACACCCTCGACAGGAAAAGCCTGTACATCAATG GTTACAACTATAGGGTGTCCCTGTTCTCCTGCGTAAGCTGTT TTCCAGTAACATCCAGGAGGCCAAATCCAAGTTCAGTTTGCACAG CTCCGGACTGCAGATTTGAGTTCTTCACCCTCAAGTTCACCATCACCAACTTGATCTATACATGTGAAATGGGCCAGGTGGGCTCAAGTCAATTCTATGGCACAGAGAGTGTCCTCAAGTTCCTG CTCAGGTGCTTGATGGCCAAAACCAGCATTGCTTCTGTTTATTGCGGCTGCAGACTAACCTCGCTCAG GCCTTGGAAAGAAGCAACAGGAACTGGAGTTGGTGTCACTTGTGCATGTTGGAGAGATGCAGACAGCCCCATCCTGCAGAAAGAACAACTTTATTGGGAGCTGAGAAATCACACCTGCAATATGACGAAACTGGGGTCCTACATGCTGGATGAGAGAAGTCTTTTTCTCGATG atgACAATTATCTGACCTTGGACTCCACCAAAAACT CCATGGAACCCAGCCTGAAGTGTTTCACCCTGAAGCTGACCATCACCAGCCTCCGGTATTTGGCAGACATGAGCTGTCCGAACTCAATCCAATTCAATATCGTAGACACCATGATGCAGCATCTG ATTGGCCACTCATTCAAAAACACCACCTTTGGTTCCCTGTACTCTGCATGCAAAGTGACTGAACTCAG GCCTGTGAAGAAAGGATCACAGACAGCTGTAGATGCCATCTGCACGTGTCTCCCATTTGCCAGCAGCACTCATCTAGATGCCAAGCAGATTTTCCACGAGCTGAGCAACCAAACTCGTGGTATCCGGCTACTGGGCCACTACTCCCTCGACAAAGATAGTCTCTACATCAATG GTTATAATGAACCTGGTCCAGATCTACCCAGTGTTG TTCCTGTGAGAACCAGTTACCCTGCAGACACCTCTCTGACTCCATCACAATCCTCCACTTCCTCAG CCGGTGACAACATGACATTTTTACCCATCCGCTTTACCATCACGAACTTACGCTACATGGAAGGCATGGATGACCATAGCTCTGGCATTTTCAATAACATCCAGAGAATGCTTCGTCGCGTG TTCAAACCCTTGTTCGGGGAAAGCAGCATTGCTTCCTCCTATGATGGATGCCAAGTGGTGGCCCTGAG ATCTCTCAAGGGTGGCTCAAAAACTGGAGTGGAAGTTGTGTGCAACTTTCGAGGGGGGCCGACCAATCCCTCCTTAGACAAATACAAGGCATATTGGGAGCTGAGCAAACAGACTGAGGGTATCAGCAGACTGGGCCCCTACATTGTGGAAAAGGAAAGTTTCTACCTTGATG GTTGTAATGAACACCATCCCTTACAGCTCTTCACCA CAGTTCCTGATCCCAATGCATCATCAGTCCCAACTCTCAAGGAACCCTCAGGTCCTCCATCCTCCAGAGGTAGAAAATCAGCAACATTAGGCGACTATCCATTAGATCCCACATGGAAGCTATGTAGAGAATATGATTGTGATAAGAAAGTTAAGAACCTTGCGTTAAATATGAAGAATCACCTCATTCTAAGAAAACCCTTCCAAACAAAGATAAAGCAGTACCTGAAACACAGGGTATAA